The genomic region TATGATGTAGTTTTACAACTAGTTGGTAGTTGTAAAACTACACAAGAAGCAAAACAACAATTAGAAAGTTGTGCAATAATAGATTATCCCTTTAACAAAGAACTGCCTTTACCTTCTTTGCATTGGATGATTTATGATAAAAGTGGAACTTGTTTGGTGGTAGAAATTACTAAAAATGGTAAAAAGATCTATGATAATCCAGTTGGGGTACTAAGCAATGCTCCTACTTTTGATTATCATTTAATGTCTTTACATAGATATAGTGGTTTAAGCAACAAAAATCCAGCTAGTACACTTTGGGGTAATTATAAGATGCAAGGAGATGGCGTAGGACTCGGGATGATGGGTATTCCTGGTGATTTCTATTCGAATTCACGTTTTGTAAGAGCTAGTTGTTTGCGAGAGTTTTCTAATACAAATAAAAATAAAGAAAAAACATTATCCAATCTCTTTCATATATTAGATAATGTAGCAATGATTTCTGGTGTTGCTTGTTGCAATAACTTTCATCACATTGCAATATACACCTGTGTTATGTCACTAGAAACAGGAACTTATTATTATAAAACATATGATAATTCATCTTGGAATGCTACTTCTTTTGATAGGATGAATCTTAATAAAAAGAATATTACTGTTTTCCCTTATTTCAATACTCCTACTATTCATTATTATAAATAGACTTTTCATCTAATGAAAAAATAGGCTTGTTTTTGTTTTTTGATATATACTTTTATTTGTAAATAACAAGGAGGAACAGATAATGGCAGAAGGTGTTAAGATTGTTACAATTGGTGGAGGAAGTAGTTATACTCCAGAATTGATGGAAGGATTTATTAATCGTTTTGATGAATTACCTATTCGTGAAATGTGGTTAGTAGATATTGAAGCAGGAAAAGAAAAGATGGAAATCGTAGGTGAAATGGCTCAACGTATGTGGGATGCATCTCCTTATGATGTAAAAGTACATTTAACATTAGATAGAAGAGAAGCATTAAAAGATGCTGATTTTGTTACTACACAATTCCGTGTTGGTTTATTAAATGCACGTATTAAAGATGAAAGAATTCCTTTCTCTTATGGTATGTTAGGACAAGAAACAAATGGTGCTGGAGGAATGTTTAAAGCATTTAGAACAATCCCTATTATTTTAGGTATTGTAGATGATATGCGTGAATTATGTCCAAATGCATGGTTAGTTAACTTTACAAATCCAAGTGGTATGGTTACAGAAGCAATTATTAAATATGGGAAATGGGACAGAGTAATTGGTTTATGTAACGTACCAGTTGGTGCAATGATGAAAGAACCTGAAATGTTAGGTTTAGAATTAAAAGATTTAATTTATCAATTTGCTGGTTTAAATCATTTCCATTGGCATAAAGTAAGTGATCAAAAAGGAAATAATGTTACTGCACAAATTATTGATAAAATGTATAGTGAAGATTCTGGTATTCCAGCAAATATTCATGATATTAAATTCTCTAGAGAATTAGTTGATCAAATGGGAATTATTCCTTGTGGTTACCATCGATATTATTATATGGCAGATGAAATGTTACAACATGGTATTGAAGAATATAATACGATTGGTACTCGTGGTCAACAAGTAAAACAAACAGAAGCAGAATTATTTGAATTATATAAAGATCCTAATTTAGACCATAAACCAGAACAATTAGCGAAACGTGGTGGAGCTCATTATTCTGATGCTGCTTGTGAAACTATTGCATCTATTTATGCTGATAAGAAAACACATGTTGTTGTTTCTTGTAAAAATAATGGTGCTATCCCTGATTTACCTAATGATAGTGCTGTAGAAGTTTCTGCTTATATTACTGCTGCTGGACCAATGCCAATTGCATGGGGACCAATGGAACCAGCTCAAAGAGGTTGGTTACAAGTAATGAAAGCAATGGAAGAATGTGTTATTGAAGCTGCTGTAACTGGTGATTATGGATTAGCGTTACAAGCATTTACTTTAAATCCACAAGTAAGATCTGGAGCATGTGCAAAACAAGTTTTAGATGAATTATTAGTAGCTCATAAAGCTCATTTACCTCAATTTGCAGATAAAATCGCTGAATTAGAAGCTGCAGGTGTTGTTGTAAAAGACGAAATTGCAAGAGACTTAGTTTAATTTTCAAAGGAAGAGTGAACTCTTCCTTTTTTTATGCTATGATAAATGCAATGAGGTGAGGATATGAAAGAAAGATATGAATTATTGATTCAACAATTAGATGCATTATTTGAAGGAGAAAGTGATCAAATAACAATCCTTAGTAATGCTTCTGCATTACTATTCCATAATCTAGACAATCTTAATTGGGCTGGTTTTTATTTGTATAAAAATAGTGAATTAATATTAGGACCTTTTCAAGGAAAAGTTGCTTGTATGCATATTCCTTTAAATAAAGGTGTGTGTGGGAAAGCAGCTAGTACTAGAGAAATACAATGCATTGAAAATGTTCATGATTTTCCTGGACATATTGCTTGTGATGGGGCAAGTAATTCAGAGATTGTTGTTCCAATTGTGATTGATAATGAATTGTTTGGAGTTTTAGATATTGATTCTTTTGAATTTAGTAATTTTAATGAAATAGATGTTACTTATTTAGGTTTATTTATAGAACATTTAATAAAATATTTATAGGGAGAATTGTTATGATACGTTATGGGATTTTAAGTACTGCTAGTATTGCAAAGAGATTTATTGATGGAGTTCGTGAATCAAAAGATGGTTGTGTGGTAGCTATTGCATCAAGAAGTGTAGAAAAAGCACAAAGTGCTGCAAAGGAATTTGGTATTGATACTTATTATGGAAGTTATGTAGAATTATTTGAAGATGAATCGATTGATATTGTCTATATTCCTACTATGAATGAATTACATTATCGTGATTGTAAGATGGCATTAGAACATGGAAAACATGTTCTAATGGAAAAACCTTTTGTTTTGGTTGAAAAAGATGCAAAAGAGTTATTTGATCTTGCAAAAGAAAAAGGATTATTTTTAATGGAAGTTCAAAAATCAGTTTTTTTACCAACTACTAAGAAAGTAAAAGAACTAATAGAAAGTGATGAAATAGGTGAGGTTCGTTATATTGAACTAAAAGCTAGCTTTCCAGCTAGATTTACGACTGATCATTGGATGTATAATTTAAAAATGGGTGGTGGTTCTCTATATGGTAGTGCTACTTATACTATTGAATTATTACAATATTTATTTGATGATCCGACTATGGAAATTGATGGTAGTATGATACCTGGTCCTAATGGAATAGATGAAATGTGTAATTTCCAATTATGCATCAATAACTTTATTTTAGTTTCTTCTACTATTACCATGAATATTGCATTACCTAACCAAGCTGTTATTTATGGAGCAAAAGGATATATCGTAATTCCTAATTATTGGAAGTCAAATCATTGTGTTGTTCACTATCCTGATGGTTCTACTAAACAATATGATTTCCCTTATCAAAGTGAATTTGTATATGAAATAGAACATGTCCATGACTGTATCAAAAAAGGACTCTTAACAAGTCCTATTATGCATCCTAATAAAACCATAGAAACAGTCCGTTTAGTACATCTTCTACAACATAAATGGCATAAAATATAGACGAGCTAAGCTCGTCTTTTTTATACAAATAAGATTAATAAAGTAATACAAATAATAATACTTATAATAATACTAATTGAATTTGTCATTGCTGGTACATCTTTTTTATAGCCACATTGTAATATAAAAACAGGTGCAATCGTAGATAAAGGAGAATATACAGTCAATACCAATACTTGCTTTGCAAGGATTGGTAAAGGAATAACAAAATAAATAAGTAACGCTAATAATGTATTTACTCCATATCTTGTTACCAAAATACGGATAACATCTCCAATTTCTTCTTTACTAATCTTTAATTCTAATAATACCCCAATCATCAACATTACTAAAAATCCATTTGCATCACCAACATAACTACAAATTGTCATTACTTCTTCTGGTAATGATAATTCAAAAATAGCCATTACTACAATTACCATATATGTTAAAAAAGGTGGTGAAGCTTTTAATTTATCTGTTAAATCTTTTAGGTGAAACTTTGTCTTTTGGGTTGCAACAGCACTAGCTAAAGCAAAGCTACCTCCTAATACCATAATCGCATTCCCAACATCAAACATACAGATATATGCTACTCCTACTCCTGGAAAGAACGCTTCACAAAAAGGAATAATAAAATTACCAATATTATACCCTGAACAACAAAGCATATAATTTGCTTTATCTGTTGGTTCTTTTTTGATACTAACTAAATAAGCACTTAATAATAGTACAAGATTAAATATTAACCCTAAACATAAAACAACAAGCATTGTTGCATCAAAACTTATTCCTGTTGCACTTGTAAAAAGAGCACAAGGCAATGTTACATTCATAATGATGGCTGCTAATGTATAACCATCTTCTTTTTTTACCATTTTTAATTTTTTTAATACTACCCCTGCTAAAATCACTAAGATAAAACCTAATGACTGAACTAATACATCTTTCATTGCCAATCCTCCACTGCTCTATTTTATCTTATTCCTATCATTAATAAGCATAATTTCAAACAAAGAAAAAGAGCTTACGCTCTTTTAATCTTTATTATCATAGTAATGTTTTACTAAGAATTGTGTTTTACGAATATGATTTTGAATCTTTTCTTTTGCTTTTTCTTTGTCTCTTTCTACAATTGCTTCATAGATTTCACGATGTTCAATTGCTGCACTTTCTAAACGTTTTGGTTGACGAATAGAATGTCTTGAAGTGACATGAATATAGTAATTAATATCTTTTAGTAATTGTTCGAAATATAAAGATTGTGTTCCTTTATAAATAGACTCATGGAAACTAATATTTAATTCATTGAATTTATCTTGGTCTCCTTTTTTAGCATAGAACTCCATTAAATCATAGATCTCTTTGATTTTCGCTAATTGAGATTCATCAATTCTTTCAATCGCTAATTGAATTGCTAATCCTTCTAATGCATAACGGATTTCTAACATATCATCAATATCTCGTCCTGAAAAGCCTAATACATATACTCCTTTATTAGGAATACTTTTTACTAAACCTTCTAATTCTAACTGTTTTAAAGCTTCTCGGATTGGTGTTCTAGAAATGTTTAACTCTTTTGACAAAGCTACTTCATTTAATTTTTGACCAGCCTTATATTCTTCATTTAAAATTTTATCTCTTAGAACTATAAAAATACGACTACCTAATGACCCATGTGTTGTGTTTTCAAATATTTTATTCGTCATATTATCCTCCTTATAACTCTGCAATTACTGCTTTTGTAAACTGTTCTGTAGTAGCATTTCCTTGAATATCAGGAGTTACACATTTTCCTTTAGCTACCACTTTCGCTAACGCTTCTCTTAATTGATCTGCTTTTGCTTTTTCACCCATTGCTTCTAACATTAAACCAAACGCTAATAATAATGCACTTGGATTTGAAATTCCTTTACCAGCAATATCTGGTGCACTACCATGCACTGCTTCATAAATACGGAACTCATCTCCAATATTTCCACTTGGTGCAAAACCTAAACCACCAACTAATCCTGCACATAAGTCTGAAACAATATCTCCATATAAGTTAGGAGCTACTAAAACATCATATTTTTCAGGACGAATAACTAGTTGCATACACATGTTATCCACAATTACTTCTTCCATCTCTATTTCTGGATAATCTTTTGCTACACTACGGAAAGCTTCTAAAAATAATCCATCTGTATATTTCATAATGTTTGCTTTATGTACTGCTGTTACTTTTTTACGTCCGTTTGCTTTTGCATAATCAAAAGCATAACGACATATTTTTTCACTAGCTTGACGTGTAATTAATTTTACTCCGTTTGCCATATCTTTGGTAACCATATATTCGATACCTTTATATAAATCTTCTGTATTTTCACGAATAATGACTAAATCAACATCTTCATATTTTGAATTAATTCCTTGAAAACTACGGATTGGTCGAACATTCGCATAAGTATCAAATTGTTGTCTTAAGGCAACATTCACACTACGAAAACCTGTTCCAATTGGTGTTGCTGTAGGACCTTTTAAAGCCCATTTATATTCATTAATAGCGTCAATTAATCCTGGTTCAAATACTTCTTTAGTCTTAAGACCATATTCAGCTCCAGCTTGAAATGTAACCCATTCAATGCCTGTTTGTAATGCTTCACTTACCATTTCTACACTCTTTGATATTTCATGCCCAATTCCATCACCTGGTATTAATACAGCTTTCATTAAAAGTCTCCCCCTATTTCTTTAATCGCATTTAACAATCCACCATATTCAATCATTACTCTTTCTCTAGAAGATAATGATAAACAAGCTTCAATACTAGTATTTGTAGTACAATTTTTAACTTCTACTACCCCTTTATCTAATGATTCTTTTAAATCACTCATTACATACTCATCTTGATCATTAAAGAAATCATAATCAGATTGTTCAATAACAAATGGTAAAATACCATTATTTATTAAATTAGAACGATGAATTCTTGCAAAAGATATTGCAAAAATAGCTTTTATTTTTAAATAGTTAGGAACTAATGCTGCATGTTCCCTAGAAGAACCTTGTCCATAGTTATCACCACCAACAATAAAACCACCATTGTTATCCATTGCACGTTGATAGAATCCTTCATCTACTTTACAATAAGAGAATTTTGCTAGATGTGGTACATTAGAACGATATGGTAATAATTTAGAATCAGAAGGAACAATATGATCTGTAGAAATATTGTCTCCTACTTTTAATACAACTTTTCCTTTTATAGAATCTGTTAATTTTTCACCACGAGGAACCGGTTTAATATTAGGTCCCATTACTACTGGTGCACTATTATCATATTCATCTAAGAAGAACCCTGCATTTTTTACAAATGGTGTATTAGGAACTTCTGTTAATAACATAGAATCATCAAAATCTAATGATAAATATCCTTTAATTGCACTTAATGCTGCAATTTCAGGTGATACTAAATAAACACTTGCATCATTTGTTCCAGAACGTCCTTTAAAGTTACGATTTATCGTACGTAAAGAAACTCCTTTCGATAATGGTGCTTGCCCCATTCCAATACATGGTCCACATCCACATTCTAAAATACGTGCTCCAGCTTGTACCATTTTTGCTAGTGCTCCATTTTGACTAAGCATTGCAAGAATAGAACTAGAACCTGGTGCAATAACTAATGAAACATCCGGATGTACTGTATTTCCTTCTAATATCTTAGCAGCTTTCATCATGTCTGCAAAAGATGAATTCGTACAACTTCCAATTACTACTTGATTGATTTTTAATCCTTCTACTTCACTTGCAGCTACAACTGCATCAGGACTATGTGGTTTAGCAACCATTGGTACTAACGCACTTAAGTCTACCACTAATTCTTGATGATAAGTAGCACCTTCATCCGCTTGCATTGGAATATAGTCTTCTTCTCTTCCTTGTTGTACTAAATACTCTCTCGTTCTTTCATCACTAGGGAAAATAGAAGTAGTTGCTCCTAATTCTGCCCCCATGTTACAAATAGTAGCACGTTCTGTTAATGATAAAGAAGCTACACCTTCTCCACAATATTCAATAATTTTATTTACTCCACCTTTAACAGTTAATTGTTGTAAGACATATAAAATAATATCTTTTGCACTAACCCAAGATGCTTTTATTCCTTTTAACTCTACTTTAACAACACTTGGACAAGCTAAATAATACTTACCAGAAGCCATTGCTACAGCAACATCTAGCCCTCCTGCTCCAATTGCAATCATACTCATTGCTCCACATGTAGGAGTATGAGAATCTGAACCTACTAAAGTTTCCCCCGCTTTAGAAAAGTTTTCTAATTGTAACTGATGACACACCCCGTTACCTGGTTTTGAAAAAACAATTCCGTGTCTTTTTGCTACACTACGAATAAATTCATGATCATCCATATTTTCAAATCCTGTTTGAAGCATGTTGTGATCAATATAAGCCACTGCTTTCTTTACTGCAACATGATCAATGTCCATTGCTTCTAATTGTAAATAAGCCATTGTTCCTGTTGAATCTTGTGTTAGTGTTTGATCAATCTCTATCGCAATTTGTTGACCAGGTACTAATTCACCCTCTTTTAATTTAGACCCTAATATCTTGTAAGTTAAATTTTTTGCCATTACTTATCCCCCTTCTGTATTATTGTATACAATTATATAAGATTCTACTATGCTTGTAAATAAAAGTGTTTGTTTTTATTTGTTTTATGGTAAAATTAGGCGAGGTGAGTATATGATTATTGAGTGTTCTACTATAAAAAAGTCTTTTCAAGGAGAATATTTATTAAAAGATGTCTCTTTTAAGGTGAATGACCATGATAAGGTTGCAATTATTGGTGTCAATGGAGCTGGGAAAACTACTATTTTAAAGATTTTAGCTGATCAATTAGAATATGATAGTGGTTCTGTTTTTAAGAATAAAGATTTATCAATTGGATATTTAAGCCAACAACATGATTTAGATAATAATAAATCTGTTTATCATACTGCATTAGATGTTTTCCAACATCTAATTGATTTAGAAAATAAGATTAGAGAATTAGAAATACAAATGTTAGATGACCATCGTCCATCTGTGATGGATTTATATGATAAACTATCTCATTCTTTTAGTCAACAAGATGGGTTTTTTTATGCTAGTAAAATAGAAGCTGTTTTAAAAGGATTAGGCTTTGTAAAAGAAGAGTTTGATAATTTAGTATGTACTTTATCTGGTGGCCAAAAAACACGTTTAGCTCTTGCTAAACTATTGTTACAAGAGCCTTCTTTATTGTTATTAGATGAACCTACGAATCATTTAGATGCAAGTGCTATTTCTTTTTTAGAGGGTTATTTAAAAGGATATCCTCATGCTATTGTTTTTGTTTCTCATGATCGATATTTTATTAATCAAATATCTACTGTTATTATTGAAATAGAGAATGGTAAATCAATGACTTATGCATGTAATTATGAAACTTATTCTATTCGTAAACAACAATTACGTACGATTGAATTAAATCATTATATGAATCAACAAAGAGAACTAAAGAAGATGCAAGATAGTATTGATCAGTTAAAATCTTTTAATCGTGAAAAGTCTATTAAAAGAGCAGAATCAAAAGAAAAACAACTTGCTAAAATAGAACGTATTGATAAACCTGAAAGTTTACCTAGTAATATAACCATTAACTTTGTTCCTAGATTAGTATCTGGTTTTGATGTTTGTAAAGTAGAGAATTTAACAATGAGTTATGAACAACCTTTATTTAAAGATATTACTTTTGATATCCATAGAGGCCAAAGAATTGCTTTAGTAGGTGAAAATGGTATTGGAAAAACTACTTTATTGAAAGGCTTATTAAAATTAAAAGAGATAGATAGTGGTAAGATCCGTTTAGGTGCAAAAGTAGAAATGGCCTATTATGATCAAGAACATACTTCTTTATCTTTAAATAAAACTATTTTCCAAGAAATAAGTGATACTTATCCTAAAATGACAAATACAGAAATTCGTAATATTTTAGCGTTATTTAATTTTAGAAGTGATGATGTATTTAAAGAAATGTTTGCTTTATCTGGTGGTGAAAAAGGACGTGTTGTTTTAGCTAAATTATTATTACAACAAGCTAACTTTTTAGTATTAGATGAACCTACTAACCACTTAGATATTTCTTCAAAAGAAGTATTAGAAGATGCTCTATTGGGATTTGAAGGATCGATTCTTTTTATTAGCCATGATCGTTATTTTATTAATAAAATAGCTACTAAGATTATAGAGCTAACTCCTAGTGGTGCTATTCTATATGATGGTAATTATGAATATTATCTAAATCATAAATATGTCCAAGAAACAACCAAAGCTCCGATAGTGACACAAAGCAAGGTTGCACGTAATGAATCGAAAAAACAAAAAAATGAACTTCGTAAACTAGAAAGAGAAATTGCTCAATTAGAACAACAATTAGAACAATTAAAACTAGAGATATTAAAAGAAGAAATTATTAATAACTATGTAGCTTACAATGAATGCACTACATCCATTGAAGCAATAGAAAAACAATTAGAACCTTTATTAGATGATTGGTTAGCACTGCAAGAGTAGTGCTTTTTTTGCACAGAAAAAGGAAACGTAAAGTTTCCTTTTATTCTTGAATTAATTTTGCATAAATACACAAGTCTTCATTTAAATAACTAGAATAATTATAAACTGTATATTCTTCATCTTGATACCAACCATCAAAAGTAGTTCCATCTACTTCAGGATCTTCTAGATTAAACTTACTACCTGCTAAATAAGTATATGTTGTTTCAACACCATCTACTACTGTAGTCAATGTATAAGTTGTAAAATCAACTCCTTGAGTAATTGCTTCTTCACTAATTTCGTCACTTGTATAGCATCCTTCTATGCTTCCAACATCACTTTGAATAGCTAACAAACGAACCATTTCTGCTTCTTGACTTCTTAGTTCCATCTCCTTATATTCTGTATCATCTGTAGAAGAACTTACAAAAGTAGCATATTCACCCAATCCTGATATTTCAAAAGTATAACCTGCTTCACAACTATATTCTTGATATGCATCACTTGCTTCATCTGTTGCAATCATCGCAACTTCTCCTGCATAACAATAAGCTCTTGACATACCTGTATATCCACCATCATAACTAAATACACCAAATAGTGTTCCACTTGTTGTAATCATTGAATTCACTGTTTCTATGGCATATTCATCATTGCTAGATACTTCTGCTACCAAGTATCCATTCGATAAGTTAATCGATACACCTGAATCAATAGTATTGATTGTTATAATTGAGGTTTCCCCTACATAA from Tannockella kyphosi harbors:
- a CDS encoding aconitate hydratase, with translation MAKNLTYKILGSKLKEGELVPGQQIAIEIDQTLTQDSTGTMAYLQLEAMDIDHVAVKKAVAYIDHNMLQTGFENMDDHEFIRSVAKRHGIVFSKPGNGVCHQLQLENFSKAGETLVGSDSHTPTCGAMSMIAIGAGGLDVAVAMASGKYYLACPSVVKVELKGIKASWVSAKDIILYVLQQLTVKGGVNKIIEYCGEGVASLSLTERATICNMGAELGATTSIFPSDERTREYLVQQGREEDYIPMQADEGATYHQELVVDLSALVPMVAKPHSPDAVVAASEVEGLKINQVVIGSCTNSSFADMMKAAKILEGNTVHPDVSLVIAPGSSSILAMLSQNGALAKMVQAGARILECGCGPCIGMGQAPLSKGVSLRTINRNFKGRSGTNDASVYLVSPEIAALSAIKGYLSLDFDDSMLLTEVPNTPFVKNAGFFLDEYDNSAPVVMGPNIKPVPRGEKLTDSIKGKVVLKVGDNISTDHIVPSDSKLLPYRSNVPHLAKFSYCKVDEGFYQRAMDNNGGFIVGGDNYGQGSSREHAALVPNYLKIKAIFAISFARIHRSNLINNGILPFVIEQSDYDFFNDQDEYVMSDLKESLDKGVVEVKNCTTNTSIEACLSLSSRERVMIEYGGLLNAIKEIGGDF
- a CDS encoding AEC family transporter, which encodes MKDVLVQSLGFILVILAGVVLKKLKMVKKEDGYTLAAIIMNVTLPCALFTSATGISFDATMLVVLCLGLIFNLVLLLSAYLVSIKKEPTDKANYMLCCSGYNIGNFIIPFCEAFFPGVGVAYICMFDVGNAIMVLGGSFALASAVATQKTKFHLKDLTDKLKASPPFLTYMVIVVMAIFELSLPEEVMTICSYVGDANGFLVMLMIGVLLELKISKEEIGDVIRILVTRYGVNTLLALLIYFVIPLPILAKQVLVLTVYSPLSTIAPVFILQCGYKKDVPAMTNSISIIISIIICITLLILFV
- a CDS encoding 6-phospho-beta-glucosidase, with protein sequence MAEGVKIVTIGGGSSYTPELMEGFINRFDELPIREMWLVDIEAGKEKMEIVGEMAQRMWDASPYDVKVHLTLDRREALKDADFVTTQFRVGLLNARIKDERIPFSYGMLGQETNGAGGMFKAFRTIPIILGIVDDMRELCPNAWLVNFTNPSGMVTEAIIKYGKWDRVIGLCNVPVGAMMKEPEMLGLELKDLIYQFAGLNHFHWHKVSDQKGNNVTAQIIDKMYSEDSGIPANIHDIKFSRELVDQMGIIPCGYHRYYYMADEMLQHGIEEYNTIGTRGQQVKQTEAELFELYKDPNLDHKPEQLAKRGGAHYSDAACETIASIYADKKTHVVVSCKNNGAIPDLPNDSAVEVSAYITAAGPMPIAWGPMEPAQRGWLQVMKAMEECVIEAAVTGDYGLALQAFTLNPQVRSGACAKQVLDELLVAHKAHLPQFADKIAELEAAGVVVKDEIARDLV
- a CDS encoding InlB B-repeat-containing protein — translated: MKQIIKTFLVVMLSFTLVGCGNDSSGGSSSSGSSSTGIEVVDLYGESTISSDDTTTYVYEGMSINVGDSITVGSDAYLQLEVNGSDILYVGETSIITINTIDSGVSINLSNGYLVAEVSSNDEYAIETVNSMITTSGTLFGVFSYDGGYTGMSRAYCYAGEVAMIATDEASDAYQEYSCEAGYTFEISGLGEYATFVSSSTDDTEYKEMELRSQEAEMVRLLAIQSDVGSIEGCYTSDEISEEAITQGVDFTTYTLTTVVDGVETTYTYLAGSKFNLEDPEVDGTTFDGWYQDEEYTVYNYSSYLNEDLCIYAKLIQE
- a CDS encoding linear amide C-N hydrolase; amino-acid sequence: MNVCTSITLESFDNYHFIGRTMDIEYDFQQSTLCIPRDYLWTNRYDKSFHHNRYAIIAMGCVVENHPLLADGMNEVGLAITALNFPTYCVYEQPNSNSISAYDVVLQLVGSCKTTQEAKQQLESCAIIDYPFNKELPLPSLHWMIYDKSGTCLVVEITKNGKKIYDNPVGVLSNAPTFDYHLMSLHRYSGLSNKNPASTLWGNYKMQGDGVGLGMMGIPGDFYSNSRFVRASCLREFSNTNKNKEKTLSNLFHILDNVAMISGVACCNNFHHIAIYTCVMSLETGTYYYKTYDNSSWNATSFDRMNLNKKNITVFPYFNTPTIHYYK
- a CDS encoding ABC-F family ATP-binding cassette domain-containing protein, with the protein product MIIECSTIKKSFQGEYLLKDVSFKVNDHDKVAIIGVNGAGKTTILKILADQLEYDSGSVFKNKDLSIGYLSQQHDLDNNKSVYHTALDVFQHLIDLENKIRELEIQMLDDHRPSVMDLYDKLSHSFSQQDGFFYASKIEAVLKGLGFVKEEFDNLVCTLSGGQKTRLALAKLLLQEPSLLLLDEPTNHLDASAISFLEGYLKGYPHAIVFVSHDRYFINQISTVIIEIENGKSMTYACNYETYSIRKQQLRTIELNHYMNQQRELKKMQDSIDQLKSFNREKSIKRAESKEKQLAKIERIDKPESLPSNITINFVPRLVSGFDVCKVENLTMSYEQPLFKDITFDIHRGQRIALVGENGIGKTTLLKGLLKLKEIDSGKIRLGAKVEMAYYDQEHTSLSLNKTIFQEISDTYPKMTNTEIRNILALFNFRSDDVFKEMFALSGGEKGRVVLAKLLLQQANFLVLDEPTNHLDISSKEVLEDALLGFEGSILFISHDRYFINKIATKIIELTPSGAILYDGNYEYYLNHKYVQETTKAPIVTQSKVARNESKKQKNELRKLEREIAQLEQQLEQLKLEILKEEIINNYVAYNECTTSIEAIEKQLEPLLDDWLALQE
- a CDS encoding isocitrate/isopropylmalate dehydrogenase family protein — its product is MKAVLIPGDGIGHEISKSVEMVSEALQTGIEWVTFQAGAEYGLKTKEVFEPGLIDAINEYKWALKGPTATPIGTGFRSVNVALRQQFDTYANVRPIRSFQGINSKYEDVDLVIIRENTEDLYKGIEYMVTKDMANGVKLITRQASEKICRYAFDYAKANGRKKVTAVHKANIMKYTDGLFLEAFRSVAKDYPEIEMEEVIVDNMCMQLVIRPEKYDVLVAPNLYGDIVSDLCAGLVGGLGFAPSGNIGDEFRIYEAVHGSAPDIAGKGISNPSALLLAFGLMLEAMGEKAKADQLREALAKVVAKGKCVTPDIQGNATTEQFTKAVIAEL
- a CDS encoding GntR family transcriptional regulator codes for the protein MTNKIFENTTHGSLGSRIFIVLRDKILNEEYKAGQKLNEVALSKELNISRTPIREALKQLELEGLVKSIPNKGVYVLGFSGRDIDDMLEIRYALEGLAIQLAIERIDESQLAKIKEIYDLMEFYAKKGDQDKFNELNISFHESIYKGTQSLYFEQLLKDINYYIHVTSRHSIRQPKRLESAAIEHREIYEAIVERDKEKAKEKIQNHIRKTQFLVKHYYDNKD
- a CDS encoding Gfo/Idh/MocA family protein; translation: MIRYGILSTASIAKRFIDGVRESKDGCVVAIASRSVEKAQSAAKEFGIDTYYGSYVELFEDESIDIVYIPTMNELHYRDCKMALEHGKHVLMEKPFVLVEKDAKELFDLAKEKGLFLMEVQKSVFLPTTKKVKELIESDEIGEVRYIELKASFPARFTTDHWMYNLKMGGGSLYGSATYTIELLQYLFDDPTMEIDGSMIPGPNGIDEMCNFQLCINNFILVSSTITMNIALPNQAVIYGAKGYIVIPNYWKSNHCVVHYPDGSTKQYDFPYQSEFVYEIEHVHDCIKKGLLTSPIMHPNKTIETVRLVHLLQHKWHKI
- a CDS encoding GAF domain-containing protein yields the protein MKERYELLIQQLDALFEGESDQITILSNASALLFHNLDNLNWAGFYLYKNSELILGPFQGKVACMHIPLNKGVCGKAASTREIQCIENVHDFPGHIACDGASNSEIVVPIVIDNELFGVLDIDSFEFSNFNEIDVTYLGLFIEHLIKYL